From a single Fusarium fujikuroi IMI 58289 draft genome, chromosome FFUJ_chr03 genomic region:
- a CDS encoding related to RTM1 protein produces MAGFTFYIYEPSLPAAAVFVIIFTTAALIHLWQMFRHRTWYFIPFLIGCLFEAFGYVGRALSANEAPDYTKNPYIMQSILLLLGPALLAASIYMILGRLIVLLDAGHLSLIRTKWLTKVFVIGDVLSFLAQSGGGGMLASAKDKDNVKMGENMIVGGLLIQIVFFGFFMVVTVVFHMRIRSRPTSRSLVLNTPWEKLVFILYASSLFILVRSVFRVAEYVLGKDGALQSKEYWIYIFDATLMSFVAILFNIFHPSQVIDNLGAEKPRYTVDEYPLHSV; encoded by the exons ATGGCAGGTTTTACGTTCTATATCTACGAGCCCTCTTTACCAGCGGCAGCCGTATTTGTCATCATTTTCACCACCGCCGCTCTGATTCACTTATGGCAGATGTTCCGACATCGAACATGGTACTTTATCCCATTTCTCATCGGCTGTCTCT TCGAGGCATTCGGCTACGTCGGCCGTGCACTCTCCGCAAACGAAGCTCCGGACTACACCAAGAACCCGTATATCATGCAGTCGATATTGCTCCTCCTCGGTCCGGCACTCCTCGCCGCGTCTATTTACATGATATTGGGCCGGTTGATAGTTCTTTTGGATGCAGGCCACTTATCCCTGATTCGAACGAAGTGGTTGACCAAGGTCTTTGTCATCGGCGACGTGCTATCTTTCCTGGCACAGAGTGGAGGTGGCGGTATGCTCgcctcagcaaaagataagGATAACGTGAAAATGGGCGAAAACATGATCGTTGGCGGATTGCTCATTCAGAtcgtcttctttggcttcttcatggTTGTCACGGTTGTCTTTCACATGCGGATTCGCTCTCGTCCGACTTCTCGATCTCTTGTCCTGAACACACCTTGGGAAAAGCTGGTTTTCATCCTTTACGCCTCGAGCCTTTTTATCCTTGTTCGGTCAGTCTTCCGTGTTGCGGAATATGTTCTTGGGAAAGACGGAGCACTGCAGTCTAAAGAGTATTGGATCTATATCTTTGATGCGACGCTCATGTCCTTTGTTGCTATTCTCTTCAATATCTTTCACCCTAGCCAGGTAATCGACAATCTGGGGGCCGAAAAGCCGAGATATACGGTAGATGAGTATCCCCTGCATAGCGTATAG
- a CDS encoding probable retrotransposon HobS hobase, whose protein sequence is MRTAVYLLNRTPKQGLQWKTPYESFFSAIQSSQNYIQPRIGHMKMIGCKAFAMTKSAQQKDKRLQSRTNPKAWIGYLVGYNSQNIFRIWNPLTNKIYITRDAIFNEEEFFSANELQVTETIGEETLEELQVRLQSLMNTEQIDQVLEPVQGPDELESQESTLENLIDDLPTEEAEPTEDQEDDGTKYTQARFELLPTPPESPFSSFLAQIGIQSPARKEGLDVDLKILNQAFNAGTMAVPIAKQEGKLITKATRSRYIRGRLKPRWEAQKSHMNLVPDKERLHRRNLPPAPSSFGSLTGHRFEEEFKQAQKDHLESHKQMRSWSEISRLDPRIGDSQVLDCMWVFTYKFDKHGYLRKCKARLVVRGDQQYKSSTDDTYAATLAGKSFRTLIAIAAKYDLELLQYDAVNAFVNAKLQSNVFMKLPPGYRSGEKQDRILLLHKALYGLRIAPLLWQMDLGDTLEAQGWNQVPNEPCCYRKENILMFFYVDDIVFAYKREDEKSASQAIEQLQRKYTLTGGKELQWFLGMEIIRDRSSRHIWVTQISYVEKICEQSTSKTPNASPMSKEELLPNEGTASYKTTAWYRRAIGSLLYASVITRPDIAFAVSRLARFMTNPSEKHVEAVNRVFNYLNDTRFYALEFGPGEGFDVHSDASFADNSLDRKSSQGYAMKLFGGLIGWRANKQDTVTTSTTEAELLALSQAAKEGLFQKRLLQGLQLELPIDQMHLVLCSKTRQIDLQLFCDNKQTIGLLKNPLQKLKTKLKHVDVHNHWLREQLKQKTLSLQYKQSSELIADGMTKALQGHSQKESCKQFGLVNIEEKIRMRREKVTAERTIEEILEELKI, encoded by the coding sequence ATGCGCACCGCAGTCTATCTCCTGAATCGAACCCCAAAACAAGGACTTCAATGGAAGACTCCGTAcgaaagcttcttttctgcgATTCAAAGCTCGCAAAACTACATCCAACCTCGTATTGGGCATATGAAAATGATTGGATGCAAAGCCTTTGCGATGACAAAGTCAGCTCAGCAGAAGGATAAACGCctacaatcaagaacaaacCCAAAAGCGTGGATCGGATACCTTGTGGGATATAACTCACAAAACATCTTTCGGATCTGGAACCCCCTgactaataagatatatatcacTAGAGATGCTATCTTTAATGAGGAAGAATTCTTCAGCGCTAACGAGTTACAGGTGACAGAAACGATCGGGGAAGAAACCCTAGAAGAATTACAAGTGAGATTGCAATCACTTATGAACACTGAGCAAATCGATCAGGTCTTGGAACCTGTTCAGGGCCCAGACGAGcttgaaagccaagaatcgaCTCTCGAAAATCTGATTGACGACTTGCCtacagaagaggcagagccaacagaggatcaagaagacgatggtacAAAGTACACTCAAGCTCGATTCGAGCTCTTACCTACTCCTCCAGAAAGCCCattttcaagcttcttagcACAAATTGGAATACAGTCACctgcaagaaaagaaggacttgacgTGGACCTGAAAATCCTCAATCAAGCCTTCAACGCCGGAACAATGGCTGTACCAATTGCAAAGCAAGAAGGAAAGCTGATAACAAAGGCAACGAGGAGCAGATACATCCGCGGAAGACTGAAGCCCAGATGGGAAGCGCAAAAGAGCCATATGAACCTCGTTCCAGACAAGGAGAGACTCCATCGGAGGAATCTGCCACCGGCTCCAAGCTCTTTTGGAAGTCTCACCGGTCACCGGTTCGAGGAGGAGTTCAAACAAGCGCAAAAGGACCATCTGGAGAGTCATAAGCAGATGCGATCATGGTCAGAGATTTCGAGGCTTGATCCCCGAATTGGAGACTCGCAAGTACTTGACTGTATGTGGGTCTTCACATATAAGTTTGACAAACATGGGTACCTGCGAAAATGCAAGGCAAGGCTTGTAGTTCGAGGAGACCAACAGTATAAGTCAAGCACAGATGATACATATGCTGCTACCCTTGCTGGAAAGTCATTCAGGACGCTTATAGCAATTGCTGCAAAATATGACCTAGAGCTCCTGCAGTACGATGCAGTGAATGCGTTTGTAAATGCAAAACTGCAAAGCAATGTATTCATGAAGCTGCCACCCGGTTACCGGAGTGGTGAGAAACAGGATCGAATACTGCTCCTACACAAAGCACTTTACGGTCTGCGCATCGCACCTCTTTTGTGGCAAATGGACCTCGGAGATACCCTCGAGGCTCAAGGCTGGAATCAAGTCCCAAATGAACCATGTTGCTATCGGAAGGAGAATATCCTTATGTTCTTCTACGTAGACGACATAGTATTTGCATataagagagaagatgagaagagtgcCTCTCAGGCTATTGAGCAACTCCAACGAAAGTATACACTTACTGGAggaaaagagcttcaatgGTTCCTTGGAATGGAAATCATTCGAgatcgaagctcaaggcacaTCTGGGTAACTCAAATCTCATACGTGGAAAAGATATGCGAACAGAGCACTTCAAAAACGCCAAACGCGTCTCCAatgtcaaaagaagaacTCCTCCCTAATGAAGGCACCGCCAGCTACAAGACAACTGCCTGGTATCGAAGGGCCATAGGGTCACTGCTCTACGCCAGTGTAATTACTCGGCCGGACATCGCATTTGCAGTATCAAGACTGGCACGTTTTATGACCAACCCAAGCGAAAAACATGTGGAGGCGGTGAATCGAGTTTTCAATTACCTAAACGACACTCGTTTCTATGCATTGGAGTTTGGTCCCGGAGAGGGGTTCGACGTTCACAGTGACGCATCTTTTGCAGACAATTCCCTAGACCGCAaaagctctcaaggctaTGCAATGAAACTCTTCGGAGGTCTAATAGGATGGCGAGCCAATAAACAAGACACTgtaacgacatcaacaactgaAGCGGAGCTATTGGCACTCTCACAAGCAGCAAAGGAAGGTCTATTTCAGAAAAGGCTCCTCCAAGGACTACAACTCGAGCTGCCAATTGACCAAATGCACCTCGTCCTCTGCTCAAAAACTCGACAGATCGATCTCCAACTGTTTTGTGACAATAAACAAACGATCGGcctcttgaagaatccaCTACAAAAATTAAAGACGAAACTGAAGCATGTGGATGTACACAACCATTGGCTGCGCGAACAACTAAAACAAAAGACCCTATCTCTTCAGTATAAACAAAGTTCAGAATTGATTGCAGACGGGATGACCAAAGCACTCCAGGGCCACTCACAAAAGGAAAGCTGCAAGCAATTTGGACTTGTGAATATTGAAGAGAAAATCCGAATgaggagagaaaaggttACTGCGGAAAGAACGATTGAGGAAATCCTAGAGGAGTTGAAAATTTAG
- a CDS encoding related to Carboxypeptidase 2 encodes MHSLVFSTLLSGAAALSYAGNKVPFEADTPQIAANFPDVDQKLYSPAFINPENVAPGFANGTSAPNSQQTLEQFLWTLASRNEWMTYHNPVFTSEEGRSIPYVVLSASKSLLQTSPVGNTTNKVRVWLQGGVHGNEPAGEEGLLALLGKMDAEPEWALGLLEKLDIIVLPRYNPDGSAYFQRLLATSFDPNRDHTKMASQQTMDVKQLNLKFNAHVHLDCHEYGARRGLTYENKTYIPAQDNQFSAFKNPNVHADIRSMAESLFVPEVASALRKKNLTTNGYVVASQENDTIKLQDFVTDTRGEVTVFLGQGLAFLSETRGIGIGDRNFQRRTTAGLTAAETVLQIAADNAELVYETVEEARKDFIENSHEIIVRDQPRWMETTWPYLDAETGNITEVPVLFGNNTPPASNLTRARPEAYVFSRAWANAALRLRAAGVIVDELAVDFEGEVEAYNITSATLAETKYEGITLTTVNTELSKKTMRFPAGAYWVGTKQQHAAQAFVRLEPESPDGFATFNILPVNAGDEYQVYRIPSKSQ; translated from the coding sequence ATGCATTCTCTTGTGTTTTCAACACTCCTTTCGGGAGCCGCAGCGCTCTCTTATGCTGGAAACAAAGTCCCTTTTGAGGCAGATACTCCTCAAATTGCCGCCAACTTTCCGGATGTAGACCAAAAGCTCTACTCTCCAGCCTTCATCAATCCTGAGAATGTCGCTCCAGGCTTCGCAAATGGCACATCAGCACCAAACTCCCAGCAGACGCTGGAACAGTTCTTGTGGACGCTGGCATCGCGCAACGAGTGGATGACATATCACAATCCTGTCTTCACTTCTGAAGAGGGACGCTCGATTCCATATGTTGTTTTGTCTGCATCAAAATCGCTCTTGCAGACATCGCCAGTAGGTAACACCACTAACAAAGTCCGAGTTTGGCTGCAGGGAGGGGTTCATGGGAACGAACCGGCTGGCGAAGAAGGACTTCTTGCACTCCTCGGTAAAATGGATGCTGAGCCAGAATGGGCACTTGGACTTCTGGAAAAGCTCGATATTATTGTTCTTCCACGATACAATCCCGACGGATCTGCTTATTTTCAGCGTCTCCTCGCGACGAGCTTTGACCCCAATCGAGACCATACCAAGATGGCTTCGCAACAGACCATGGACGTCAAACAGTTAAACCTCAAGTTCAATGCTCATGTGCATCTTGATTGCCACGAGTATGGAGCCCGGAGAGGGTTGACATATGAGAACAAGACATATATCCCCGCCCAGGACAACCAGTTCTCGGCGTTCAAGAACCCAAATGTCCATGCTGATATTCGATCAATGGCGGAATCTCTGTTTGTCCCTGAAGTTGCCAGCGCCTTACGAAAGAAGAACCTCACAACAAATGGCTACGTTGTTGCATCACAAGAAAACGATACCATCAAACTTCAAGACTTTGTCACTGACACTCGTGGCGAAGTCACTGTCTTCCTCGGTCAAGGACTGGCCTTTCTCTCTGAGACGAGAGGAATCGGAATTGGAGATCGCAACTTCCAGCGCAGAACAACAGCTGGTTTGACTGCCGCTGAGACGGTCTTGCAGATTGCCGCTGATAATGCGGAGCTAGTATATGAAACCGTCGAAGAAGCGAGAAAGGACTTTATCGAAAACAGCCACGAGATTATTGTGAGGGACCAGCCGAGATGGATGGAGACTACATGGCCATACCTTGACGCGGAGACTGGCAACATCACAGAGGTTCCAGTTTTGTTCGGCAACAATACTCCTCCCGCGAGTAACCTCACCCGCGCACGTCCCGAGGCCTACGTCTTCAGCAGAGCCTGGGCTAACGCAGCCCTTCGCCTGCGAGCAGCTGGTGTTATCGTGGACGAGCTTGCTGTCGACTTTGAAGGTGAAGTCGAAGCATACAACATCACATCTGCTACGCTAGCAGAAACCAAGTACGAGGGCATTACGTTGACCACAGTGAATACGGAGTTGagcaagaagacgatgaggttTCCTGCTGGGGCATATTGGGTTGGTACGAAACAGCAGCATGCAGCCCAGGCCTTTGTCAGGCTGGAACCTGAGAGTCCAGATGGGTTTGCCACGTTTAATATCTTGCCTGTTAATGCAGGAGATGAGTACCAGGTCTATAGAATTCCTTCCAAGAGCCAATAG
- a CDS encoding related to transcription activator — protein MVSSREYQSTCHYTRSIGKRGRKPKSANRVQQPQQDREPDSSEADCDVEQNTPHPRPEQNGTFDVQGSPGLPTNPHDTVSSHYSSSHSSHHDAVSLDIPAESIPAPTFDQLYHVTDIQPSYPLPDFDLAVHHGADSVHESPARERASTVTQSLPSPGCRYKCLEPIIPLLHGIIDARLVCELFELYFVEPGGSLFKSSSPYVLAHVMRKESLLRTDNPRTCTPALLVTMLWKAIVCEGLRKLMMGLIQGRDRDVWNRTTSGPLVRDLEYATTGDQNRQEYHVGSTFIVSPPVPLVDDVLMFILITIVSSGGDFKTDCLRWWNKALRLSHNMGLNREDSPENSFTQSETSLCTSQTTSCGCRPCEASRTGLSIAEVREERRRAFWLIFCLDRHLALSYNAPLRILDDECQLHVPLSDEAWAALSTGQNPVDAAFGNSSHSADFGTPTRITGTGFFEYFLPLMTILGDVIQLHRQKSHPRFGSIRRPQVNGHEEEDDPATAMIEQVMAQCAQSITDLAGAYQVDALDASTIPASQVRTPQCAISPQQSHGDHSRTSNTASHASSHRQHAQAQLVTAYSTFILHVLHVLLHGKWDAVSMLDNKDGWIPSVGFMKCASHAIAASDAMSRILMCDPELSFMPYLFGIYLLHGSFILLLFADRMPQIGLNESVEKACEIIIRAHEVCVVTLSTEFQVYFPMPSIEAAIFLNPSDTNCHM, from the exons ATGGTCAGCAGCCGTG AATACCAGTCAACGTGTCACTATACGCGAAGTATCGGTAAGCGTGGTCGTAAACCAAAGTCAGCGAATCGAGTGCAGCAACCACAGCAGGACCGAGAGCCCGACTCTTCAGAAGCTGATTGTGATGTTGAGCAAAACACACCGCATCCACGGCCAGAGCAGAACGGGACATTTGACGTGCAGGGAAGTCCTGGTCTCCCCACGAATCCCCATGACACAGTCTCGTCGCATTATTCATCGAGCCACTCATCGCATCATGATGCTGTATCTCTTGACATACCAGCCGAGTCAATACCGGCACCGACCTTCGATCAGCTGTACCATGTAACCGACATACAGCCTTCTTATCCTCTCCCCGATTTCGACCTCGCAGTCCATCATGGCGCTGACTCTGTCCACGAGTCGCCCGCCCGCGAGCGAGCGTCAACCGTCACACAGAGCTTGCCATCTCCTGGATGTCGTTACAAGTGTCTTGAGCCAATCATTCCCTTGCTACACGGCATCATCGACGCCAGGCTTGTCTGCGAGTTATTCGAGCTCTACTTTGTTGAGCCTGGGGGATCTTTATTcaaatcttcttctccatatGTTCTAGCACACGTCATGCGAAAGGAATCACTGCTTCGAACCGATAACCCACGAACATGTACGCCAGCTTTACTGGTAACCATGCTGTGG AAAGCGATCGTTTGTGAAGGGctgaggaagttgatgatgggctTGATTCAGGGGAGGGATCGTGATGTTTGGAACAGAACTACCA GTGGCCCCCTTGTGAGAGATCTTGAGTATGCAACGACTGGAGATCAAAATCGGCAGGAGTACCATGTCGGATCAACCTTTATCGTCTCCCCACCAGTACCTCTAGTTGACGACGTCCTAAtgttcatcctcatcaccatcgtctCTTCAGGCGGGGACTTCAAGACAGACTGCCTCCGATGGTGGAATAAGGCACTACGGCTGTCTCATAACATGGGACTAAACAGAGAAGACTCACCCGAGAACAGCTTTACACAGTCGGAGACATCTCTGTGCACGAGTCAAACAACTTCTTGCGGTTGTAGGCCCTGCGAAGCTTCTCGCACAGGCTTGAGCATAGCGGAAGTCCGAGAAGAGCGTCGAAGAGCATTTTGGTTAATCTTTTGTCTAGATCGTCACTTGGCTCTATCGTACAATGCGCCACTGCGCATCCTCGACGATGAATGCCAATTGCATGTGCCGCTTTCGGATGAGGCTTGGGCAGCATTATCGACGGGACAAAACCCTGTCGATGCAGCCTTTGGTAATAGCTCACATTCGGCGGATTTCGGCACTCCAACGCGTATCACAGGGACTGGGTTCTTCGAATACTTTCTACCACTCATGACAATCCTTGGAGATGTTATTCAACTACACAGACAGAAATCCCATCCAAGATTTGGCAGTATTCGAAGACCTCAGGTTAATGGgcatgaggaagaagacgacccAGCTACGGCAATGATAGAGCAAGTCATGGCGCAGTGTGCACAGAGCATAACCGACCTGGCCGGTGCATACCAGGTCGATGCCCTTGATGCCTCAACTATACCAGCGAGTCAAGTGCGCACGCCTCAATGCGCGATATCACCGCAACAGAGCCACGGCGATCATTCCAGGACTTCAAATACCGCCAGCCACGCCTCATCACATCGTCAACATGCGCAAGCTCAGCTTGTCACTGCATACAGTACATTCATATTGCATGTCCTTCATGTCCTTCTCCACGGGAAGTGGGACGCCGTTTCGATGCTGGATAATAAAGATGGCTGGATACCATCTGTAGGCTTCATGAAGTGTGCATCTCATGCGATAGCAGCGTCTGACGCCATGTCGCGAATTCTGATGTGTGACCCGGAGCTTTCTTTCATGCCATACCTTTTTGGCATTTATCTTTTGCAtggaagcttcatcttgttgCTTTTCGCGGATCGAATGCCTCAGATTGGACTGAACGAGTCCGTCGAAAAGGCTTGTGAGATTATTATACGAGCGCATGAGGTTTGTGTTGTCACTTTGAGCACCGAGTTCCAGGTATATTTCCCCATGCCATCTATCGAAGCGGCAATTTTCTTGAACCCTTCAGATACTAATTGTCATATGTAG
- a CDS encoding probable L-alanine-DL-glutamate epimerase and related enzymes of enolase superfamily → MVIIKTITSHDVRFPTSLDKAGSDGMNLSPDYSAAFCILTTDDPNFTGHGMTFTIGRGNELVRGAIDLLAPLIQGQDLSELTKNWGKTWRYLTSDSQLRWVGPEKGVIHLALGALVNAIWDLWAKTLGKPVWRVVADMTPEEVIQCIDFRYISDVLSPNDALEILRAAQKGKAERIQEALNNRAVPAYTTSAGWLGYGEDKMKKLLEDSVKQGFKYFKLKVGTDLEEDRQRLRIARDVLGYDNGNVLMVDANQVWSVTEAITHMNALAEFKPWFIEEPTSPDDILGHAAIRQGLTNTTHGSIAVATGEMCQNRVMFKQLLQAGAVDIIQPDACRVGGVNEVLAILLLAAKFKVPIVPHSGGVGLPEYTQHLSTIDYVVISGRKSVLEYVDHLHEHFHHPSEIVDGHYVTPLTPGYSVEMKPESLVRFAFPGNDASCWTSKEAEAVINQPRVKAF, encoded by the exons ATGGTTATCATCAAGACTATTACCTCACATGATGTGCGGTTTCCT ACTTCACTGGACAAGGCCGGCTCAGACGGCATGAATCTTTCACCAGACTACTCAGCCGCATTTTGCATCCTGACCACCGACGACCCCAATTTTACCGGTCATGGCATG ACATTCACAATTGGCCGCGGAAATGAGCTCGTCCGCGGTGCTATTGACCTCCTCGCTCCGTTAATACAGGGCCAAGATCTTTCCGAGCTCACTAAAAACTGGGGTAAAACATGGCGATACTTAACCTCAGACTCACAACTCCGCTGGGTTGGCCCTGAAAAAGGTGTTATACATCTGGCTCTCGGAGCCCTTGTCAATGCAATCTGGGACCTGTGGGCAAAGACGTTAGGGAAGCCTGTCTGGCGCGTTGTTGCGGACATGACGCCAGAAGAGGTCATCCAATGCATTGACTTTCGCTATATTTCTGACGTGCTGAGTCCTAACGATGCCCTGGAAATTCTGAGAGCAGCACAGAAGGGAAAGGCTGAGAGgatccaagaagctctgAACAACCGTGCGGTTCCTGCGTACACTACTAGTGCCGGCTGGTTGGGGTATggagaagacaagatgaagaagctacTTGAGGACAGTGTGAAGCAGGGCTTCAAGTACTTCAAACTCAAGGTTGGCACAGATCTCGAGGAAGACCGACAGAGATTGAGGATTGCTCGCGACGTGCTGGGCTATGATAACGGCAACGTCCTCATGGTGGATGCAAATCAG GTCTGGTCCGTTACTGAAGCTATCACGCACATGAACGCTCTCGCAGAGTTCAAACCATGGTTCATCGAAGAACCGACGTCTCCAGACGACATTCTAGGACATGCTGCCATCCGCCAAGGTCTGACCAACACAACCCACGGATCCATCGCGGTAGCAACAGGAGAAATGTGCCAGAACCGCGTCATGTTCAAACAGCTCCTCCAAGCAGGCGCCGTGGACATCATCCAGCCTGACGCATGCCGTGTGGGTGGTGTAAACGAGGTCCTGGCGATTCTGCTGCTCGCTGCCAAATTCAAGGTCCCCATTGTCCCGCATTCGGGCGGCGTAGGACTACCAGAGTATACGCAGCACTTGAGCACTATTGACTACGTTGTCATCAGCGGCCGGAAAAGCGTTTTGGAGTACGTGGATCATCTGCATGAGCATTTCCACCATCCGTCAGAGATTGTTGATGGGCATTATGTCACGCCTTTGACGCCTGGATATAGCGTGGAGATGAAGCCAGAAAGTTTGGTGAGGTTTGCATTTCCTGGCAACGATGCTAGTTGCTGGACAAGCAAGGAGGCAGAGGCTGTTATCAACCAACCGAGGGTCAAGGCGTTTTAG
- a CDS encoding L-fucose dehydrogenase family protein translates to MSSTPSPPALVMGGAGFSYQLNPNPESLPIVDILLRAFELGVRTIDTSPYYEPSEQLMGAALSDPRIQSRYRRSDYELMTKVGRIKENEFNYSPDWIRKSVARSLERFGTTYLDVVFCHDVEYVSLDEAVTAVGVLLDFQRAGVILRVGISGYDIDTLAEVARLAREKYDHPVDVVQTWAQLTLQNTQAETRGFDRFRAVGVNSVFCSSPLAVGLLRTGGIPLGLTGDWHPAPQGLRAAAAEAAEWMDKHGGEENLCSLAMQYAIVKAKQNCTPSFSVSTITGISTLSDLEQNVVAAKRVLKAAGDSENLLDYTELDSQSVESRLALCERVRLMLGEWLDYDFTGKKPKTLDGKSAREVKMPGAVSIAAADDRDLKQSAAVGVLV, encoded by the coding sequence ATGTCATCGACACCTTCACCCCCAGCCTTGGTGATGGGCGGAGCAGGCTTTAGCTACCAACTGAACCCCAATCCCGAATCTCTTCCTATCGTCGACATCCTCTTGCGCGCCTTCGAACTTGGCGTGCGCACTATTGACACATCACCATACTATGAGCCCTCAGAGCAACTCATGGGCGCTGCATTATCAGATCCCCGTATCCAGTCGAGATACCGACGGAGTGACTATGAACTCATGACCAAGGTTGGCCGCATTAAGGAAAATGAGTTTAATTACTCCCCCGACTGGATCAGAAAGTCTGTTGCCAGGTCACTAGAGCGATTTGGTACTACGTACTTGGACGTTGTCTTCTGCCATGATGTTGAGTACGTCTCCTTGGATGAAGCTGTCACTGCTGTCGGTGTACTGCTGGACTTTCAACGCGCTGGGGTCATTCTGCGGGTCGGAATCTCGGGCTACGACATTGACACCCTGGCCGAAGTCGCTAGACTTGCCCGGGAGAAATATGATCACCCTGTCGACGTTGTTCAGACCTGGGCACAGCTCACTCTCCAAAACACGCAAGCTGAAACCCGTGGTTTTGATCGTTTCCGCGCCGTTGGTGTAAACTCAGTATTCTGCTCTAGTCCACTGGCTGTCGGACTATTGAGGACTGGCGGAATCCCCCTTGGACTGACAGGCGATTGGCATCCTGCGCCTCAAGGACTGAGAGCTGCCGCAGCTGAAGCCGCTGAGTGGATGGACAAGCACGGAGGTGAAGAAAATTTATGTTCCCTGGCAATGCAATATGCTATTGTAAAGGCAAAGCAGAATTGCACTCCCTCGTTCTCGGTATCAACCATTACAGGAATCAGCACCCTTTCCGATCTTGAGCAGAATGTGGTTGCAGCTAAAAGAGTGCTTAAAGCTGCCGGCGACTCTGAGAATTTACTGGACTATACAGAGCTGGACTCTCAGTCAGTGGAGAGCAGACTGGCGCTTTGTGAGCGTGTTCGCCTGATGTTGGGGGAGTGGCTAGACTATGACTTTACTGGtaagaagcccaagacatTGGACGGGAAATCCGCTCGGGAGGTGAAGATGCCAGGTGCTGTGAGTatcgcagcagcagatgaTAGAGATTTGAAGCAGTCTGCGGCAGTCGGAGTGTTGGTGTGA